The proteins below are encoded in one region of Salvelinus namaycush isolate Seneca chromosome 32, SaNama_1.0, whole genome shotgun sequence:
- the LOC120027169 gene encoding endoplasmic reticulum membrane sensor NFE2L1-like: protein MQNVKKYFTEGLIQFTILLSLIGVRVDVDSYWNGYYSPLEINDGPSSAFIQTPFHSLRDNWDGYSVHPKCPELDYFFASRRLLDEVRALGSPARFPTQLSAWLVHQVPDRSEFGEPPNSTSSSNVNAGLSSESTGEETNDSDLLAEDESCSTVSPRLRGRQEECQTATQLSTEPGPYPSTGACEIPKEEVELLNGQIDGDEAREEPVSLTQLALSSALEQEGLFTSGASPACPEDPRPPAIDIHQHWSHFLSLPVSEFDDLDPLVPQQLSDLDADISSAISQDVSLRDAMVTGSTYDMIPPRGGVRTLVARQPRGPLFQLESTNSSDSSPGTTTGLAALPFTTVVNGTSNGTLSHGALGGCLDEAVFDQINLLGLEGCLDNMDAQLLGNLQGIDPRVLGDLDSDSGLSLESSSRGPTSPGASEVSSASSSSFCEDEGGATGYSSEADSLPSKDIADYDTSWSPVDLSESVWHDHSYSTPAFSHPSATTFPHKTIKQEPFSDEDDDGEDYEDRELSRDELRARALHVPLSATEIVSMPVEEFLELLEGRGLSAAQVTLLRDIRRRGKNKLAAQNCRKRKLDAITGLQEEVERLQAQRNRLLRERQHTAKALGAAGHRMEHLSRDVLSRLRDDSGRPLTPERYTLQCGANGRVVVQQIRRPGVASTTAGGKTDKRKKEKKP from the exons ATGCAAAACGTGAAGAAATACTTCACAGAGGGACTAATCCAGTTTACGATCTTACTCAGTTTGATCGGAGTTCGCGTGGATGTCGACAGCTACTGGAACGGCTACTACTCACCGCTAGAGATTAACGACGGTCCCAGCTCAGCCTTTATCCAGACACCGTTTCACAGTTTGAGGGACAATTGGGACGGGTACAGCGTGCACCCCAAATGTCCGGAGTTGGACTATTTCTTTGCCAGCCGTCGGCTTCTGGACGAGGTGAGGGCTCTTGGGTCGCCCGCCCGGTTCCCTACGCAGTTGAGCGCGTGGCTCGTGCACCAAGTACCTGACAGATCGGAATTCGGAGAGCCACCGAACAGCACGAGTAGCAGTAATGTTAACGCGGGGCTGTCGTCAGAGAGCACCGGGGAAGAGACCAACGACTCTGACCTTCTCGCCGAGGACGAGAGCTGTTCTACTGTTAGCCCTAGGTTGAGAGGCCGGCAGGAGGAGTGCCAGACTGCCACCCAACTAAGCACTGAGCCGGGGCCTTATCCCAGCACCGGAGCCTGCGAGATACCCAAAGAG GAGGTTGAGTTACTGAATGGGCAGATTGATGGTGATGAAGCCAGAGAGGAACCGGTTTCCCTGACTCAGCTGGCTCTCAGTTCAGCACTAGAACAAGAG GGTTTGTTCACTAGCGGAGCGTCTCCCGCTTGTCCTGAGGACCCCCGCCCCCCTGCCATCGACATCCACCAGCACTGGAGCCACTTCCTGTCTCTACCCGTCTCTGAATTTGAC GATTTAGACCCACTGGTTCCTCAGCAGCTGTCTGACCTCGACGCCGACATCTCCAGCGCCATCAGCCAGGACGTCAGTCTCCGCGACGCCATGGTAACAGGTTCCACCTACGATATGATCCCACCAAGGGGTGGAGTCAGGACCCTGGTCGCCCGGCAACCAAGAGGGCCCCTTTTCCAACTAGAGTCCACAAACTCCTCTGACTCGTCACCAGGGACGACCACAGGGCTGGCCGCACTACCATTTACCACAGTGGTCAACGGAACGAGTAACGGAACGTTGTCCCATGGTGCACTAGGTGGCTGTCTGGATGAGGCAGTGTTTGACCAGATCAACCTACTGGGGCTGGAGGGCTGCCTGGACAATATGGATGCCCAGCTGCTGGGGAATCTGCAAGGCATCGACCCTCGGGTCCTGGGGGACCTTGACTCAGACTCCGGCCTCTCTCTGGAGAGCAGCTCTCGAGGCCCGACCTCCCCAG GTGCGTCGGAGGTGTCGTCAGCGTCTTCCAGTTCGTTCTGTGAGGACGAGGGCGGAGCTACGGGCTACAGCAGCGAGGCGGACTCCCTCCCTTCAAAGGACATTGCCGACTACGACACATCATGGTCACCTGTGGACCTCAGTGAGAGTGTGTGGCACGACCACAGCTACTCCACCCCAGCCTTCTCCCACCCATCAGCCACCACATTCCCCCACAAAACCATCAAACAGGAGCCTTTCAGCGACGAAGACGATGACGGGGAGGATTACGAAGATCGAGAGCTTAGCCGCGACGAACTCCGCGCCCGGGCGTTGCACGTCCCGCTCTCGGCAACAGAGATCGTCAGCATGCCTGTGGAGGAATTCCTGGAGCTGCTGGAGGGGCGTGGCCTATCTGCAGCCCAGGTCACCCTCCTGAGGGATATCCGAAGGCGAGGGAAGAACAAGCTGGCGGCACAGAACTGCCGCAAGCGCAAGCTGGATGCCATCACAGGGCtccaggaggaggtggagaggctGCAGGCCCAGAGGAACCGGCTGCTCAGGGAGAGGCAGCACACGGCCAAGGCTCTGGGAGCTGCAGGCCATCGCATGGAGCACCTCTCCAGGGACGTCCTTTCCAGGCTGAGGGACGACTCTGGACGACCCCTGACCCCAGAGAGATACACCCTGCAGTGTGGGGCCAATGGGAGGGTCGTGGTACAGCAGATCAGGCGGCCTGGTGTTGCCTCGACGACAGCTGGAGGTAAAACGGAcaagaggaagaaggagaagaagccTTGA